One window of the Anomaloglossus baeobatrachus isolate aAnoBae1 chromosome 12, aAnoBae1.hap1, whole genome shotgun sequence genome contains the following:
- the DIO2 gene encoding type II iodothyronine deiodinase encodes MGLLSVDLLITLQILPGFVSNCLFLALYDSVVLVKHVLLQLNRSKSSQSQWRRMLTPEGLRCVWNSFLLDAYKQVKLGGDAPNSSVIHVSGKKASSRSAKPGAPCNLLDFANSERPLVVNFGSATUPPFISQLSVFSKLVEEFSSVADFLLVYIDEAHPSDGWAAPGAGSYEVKKHRNQEDRCAAANKLMEKYSLPPQCQVVADCMDNNANAAYGVSFERVCVVQRQKIVYLGGKGPFFYNLQEVKQWLEQTFGNRRLNG; translated from the exons ATGGGTCTGCTGAGTGTGGACCTGTTGATCACTCTGCAGATCTTGCCCGGGTTCGTGTCTAACTGTCTGTTCTTGGCTCTCTACGACTCTGTTGTGTTGGTAAAACACGTGCTCCTGCAACTGAACCGATCCAAATCCAGCCAGAGTCAATGGCGCCGGATGCTCACCCCAGAAGGTCTGCGCTGTGTGTGGAACAGCTTCCTATTGGATGCCTACAAGCAG GTAAAGTTAGGTGGAGACGCACCAAACTCCAGCGTCATCCATGTGTCCGGCAAGAAAGCAAGTAGCCGCTCAGCCAAACCAGGGGCACCATGTAACCTTCTTGACTTTGCCAACTCTGAGCGCCCCTTGGTTGTCAATTTTGGTTCAGCCACATGACCCCCCTTCATAAGCCAGCTGTCAGTCTTCAGCAAGCTGGTGGAAGAGTTTTCCAGTGTAGCCGATTTCCTTCTAGTCTACATTGATGAAGCTCATCCCTCGGATGGCTGGGCTGCTCCTGGTGCCGGCTCCTATGAAGTAAAAAAGCACCGAAACCAAGAAGACCGGTGTGCTGCAGCTAACAAACTGATGGAGAAATACTCCCTGCCACCTCAGTGCCAGGTGGTCGCTGACTGTATGGACAATAACGCCAATGCTGCCTACGGTGTCTCCTTTGAAAGGGTGTGCGTCGTGCAAAGGCAAAAAATTGTATATCTTGGAGGTAAAGGACCTTTCTTCTATAACCTTCAAGAAGTGAAGCAGTGGCTGGAACAGACATTTGGAAACAGAAGGCTGAACGGTTAA